One genomic window of Pseudomonas aeruginosa includes the following:
- a CDS encoding CDP-alcohol phosphatidyltransferase family protein, producing MISVYQLKPRFQNLLRPGVQRLYRRGITANQVTLAACLLSLLVGALVAGFASHLWLFALVPLWMFLRMALNAVDGMLAREFGQKSDLGAYLNELTDVIADSGLYLPFALLPGVNPLWVVLVVLLAVISEYAGALGTMVGASRRYDGPMGKSDRALCFGVIGAGVASGLLPLAWIDWLMLLIAALLLLTIGNRVRQGLAELAASRRGSDGQA from the coding sequence ATGATTTCCGTCTATCAACTCAAACCGCGCTTTCAGAATCTTCTTCGTCCCGGCGTGCAGCGCCTCTACCGGCGCGGCATCACTGCCAACCAGGTGACCCTGGCGGCCTGCCTGCTGTCGCTGCTGGTCGGCGCGCTGGTCGCCGGTTTCGCCAGCCATCTCTGGCTGTTCGCCCTCGTTCCGCTGTGGATGTTCCTGCGCATGGCGCTGAACGCGGTGGACGGCATGCTCGCCCGCGAGTTCGGCCAGAAATCCGACCTGGGCGCCTACCTCAACGAACTCACCGACGTGATCGCCGACAGCGGCCTGTACCTGCCGTTCGCCCTGTTGCCGGGAGTCAACCCGCTGTGGGTGGTGCTGGTGGTGCTGCTGGCGGTGATCAGCGAATATGCCGGCGCGCTGGGCACCATGGTCGGCGCTTCGCGCCGCTACGACGGCCCGATGGGCAAAAGCGACCGGGCGCTGTGTTTCGGCGTGATCGGCGCCGGGGTGGCCAGCGGCCTTTTGCCGCTGGCCTGGATCGACTGGCTGATGTTGCTGATCGCGGCCCTGCTGTTGCTGACCATCGGCAACCGCGTGCGCCAGGGCCTGGCCGAGCTGGCCGCGAGTCGACGGGGCAGCGACGGCCAGGCCTGA
- a CDS encoding phosphatase PAP2/dual specificity phosphatase family protein, whose amino-acid sequence MAPREPGVLKRAVLWLLFLGPFFFASYGLANWLTSQRGDVGSLVFDWERGMPLWPWTILPYWSIDLLYGLSLLLPRDKRELDTHCLRLLSTQVLSVTCFLLFPLRFTFERPELGGVFGWLFDVLMGFDKPYNQAPSLHIALLVVLWVCYARYASGAWRWLLHGWFALIGLSVLTTWQHHFIDVPTGALAGWLCVWLWPQAQPAPFARASLSRDRQRRRLAARYGLGALACAAVAFAVGGAALWLCWPALALALVALNYLLFGAAGFQKGSTGRLSAAARWLLAPYLLAARINAWLWTRRRPQPDEVLPGLWLGRLPSSAELADGRFRALLDATAELSCEPQGLAYRSLPLLDLVAPDVEDCRRAAVLIDELLAQGPLLVACALGYSRSATLVAAWLLLSGRAADVESAVAVLRRARPQVLLGEAQRRTLAALSGSVPEPSAELGEVRHA is encoded by the coding sequence ATGGCGCCGCGCGAGCCGGGGGTACTGAAGCGGGCGGTGCTCTGGCTGCTGTTCCTCGGCCCGTTCTTCTTCGCCAGCTATGGCCTGGCCAACTGGTTGACCAGCCAGCGCGGCGACGTCGGCAGCCTGGTCTTCGACTGGGAACGCGGGATGCCGCTGTGGCCCTGGACCATCCTGCCGTACTGGTCGATCGACCTGCTCTACGGCCTGTCGCTGTTGTTGCCGCGGGACAAGCGCGAGCTGGACACCCACTGCCTGCGCCTGCTCAGCACCCAGGTGCTGTCGGTGACCTGCTTCCTGCTGTTCCCCCTGCGCTTCACCTTCGAACGGCCGGAACTGGGCGGCGTGTTCGGCTGGCTGTTCGACGTGCTGATGGGGTTCGACAAACCGTACAACCAGGCACCGTCGCTGCACATCGCCCTGCTGGTAGTGCTCTGGGTCTGCTACGCGCGCTACGCCAGCGGCGCCTGGCGCTGGCTGCTGCATGGCTGGTTCGCGCTGATCGGGCTGTCGGTGCTGACCACCTGGCAGCACCATTTCATCGACGTGCCCACCGGCGCGCTGGCCGGTTGGCTGTGCGTCTGGCTGTGGCCGCAGGCGCAGCCCGCGCCGTTCGCCCGCGCCAGTCTGAGCCGCGACCGGCAACGGCGGCGGCTGGCCGCTCGCTACGGCCTCGGCGCGCTGGCCTGCGCCGCCGTCGCCTTTGCCGTCGGCGGTGCGGCGTTGTGGCTGTGCTGGCCGGCGCTGGCGCTGGCGCTGGTGGCGCTGAACTACCTGCTGTTCGGCGCCGCCGGCTTCCAGAAGGGCAGCACTGGCCGCCTGAGCGCCGCCGCGCGCTGGCTGCTGGCGCCATATCTGCTTGCCGCGCGGATCAACGCCTGGCTCTGGACCCGTCGCCGGCCGCAGCCGGACGAGGTGCTGCCGGGCCTCTGGTTGGGGCGCCTGCCGTCGTCCGCGGAACTGGCCGACGGCCGCTTCCGCGCATTGCTCGACGCTACCGCCGAACTTTCCTGCGAGCCGCAGGGGCTGGCCTATCGCAGCCTGCCGTTGCTCGACCTGGTCGCGCCGGACGTCGAGGACTGCCGGCGCGCCGCGGTGCTGATCGACGAACTGCTGGCGCAAGGGCCGCTGCTGGTGGCCTGTGCCCTGGGCTATTCGCGCAGCGCCACGCTGGTCGCCGCCTGGCTGCTGCTCAGCGGCCGCGCGGCGGACGTCGAGTCGGCCGTGGCCGTGTTACGTCGGGCGCGACCGCAAGTGCTGCTGGGCGAGGCCCAGCGGCGGACCCTCGCGGCGCTGAGCGGGAGCGTGCCGGAGCCATCGGCGGAACTGGGCGAGGTGCGCCATGCCTGA
- a CDS encoding translocation/assembly module TamB domain-containing protein, with protein MKALKITLLAIVGLLLALLLGLAALLGTQTGSAWLLGRVPGLQVSGFEGRLGGAWQAQRLSWAQDGTQLVVERPELRWSPACLAGLRLCLQRVAAERVALDLPPSGDSADSGPISLPTLKLPLSIELGEVAVGSFLLDGNQQVAELKLAAHWLADGLHIDSLTARGFGLDLALQGRLQPSGDWPLQAEATLGLPAPEDKPWKLAVQVGGELQKALTLKGRSSGYLDGSLEGQLQALAENLPARLLIRADGFKGAAGLPDTLTLNAIQLDASGDLKSGYLIRGGASLPGEGGAVALSLDGRVDAQGADIRQLRLDAGGEQRLELVGRLDWRESLAADATLDWKDFPWLRLYPLAEPPPVTLKTFKAEVHYQDQRYLGNFSAAASGPAGDFTLASPVSGDLVQLNLPSLQLRAGQGQAEGRVTLRFDNGVAWDTALQLSELNPAYWVAELPGSLAGPLRSQGSVRDERLALGVDLDVKGRLRGQPALFQARAEGEGQRWTLGNLDLRLGDNKVQGSGALDQRLQGRLDIALNRLGQLWPQLFGRLDGRLDLAGSLAAPQGRLNLKGQQIAYAEQRIAGLDLQANLDARQNGTLALVASGLRSGETDLGLFKANARGDQRRQQLELDLQGALLKLGLAFDGQLERGNWRGRLARGELSSGGQDWKLQQPARLERLADGRVNFGAHCWVSGAASLCGGEQRLLPEPRLRYTLRDFPLDSLKQWFPEDFAWQGKLNGDLQLDVPARGPSGVVSLDAGSGTLRLRDQGQWVDVGYDSLRLESRLAPNRVDTSLDFRGPKLGELRVQAQIDPRPASKPLSGEFSLAGLDLSLARPFVPMVEKLQGRLNGSGRLSGGLLAPRVDGRVTLSDGNIGGGELPTSFENLSLDARIAGESLELGGGWRSGRYGQGSLSGNLSWGEALNVALNIRGNRLPVVVDPYAQLEVEPDLKIGMAGQELAISGKVLVPRGDITIRQLPPSTVKVSDDAVIVGSEQPEQQPLKMKMDIDVEVGQDKLAFSGFGLSAELAGHLHIGDNLDTRGELNLNKGRYRAYGQRLTIRRARLFFAGPIDQPYLDIEAIRRVDDVVAGLRLTGSAEQPTSAVFSEPAMSQEQALSYLVLGRPMSTGEDSNMLGEAALALGLAGSAPLTGEIAKQLGIQDFQLDTEGTGNSTSVVASGNITDKLSLRYGVGVFEPANTIALRYQLTKRLYLEAASGLASSLDLFFKRDF; from the coding sequence GTGAAGGCGCTGAAGATCACCTTGCTGGCCATAGTCGGGCTGCTCCTCGCGCTGCTCCTGGGACTCGCTGCGCTGCTCGGCACCCAGACCGGCAGCGCCTGGCTGCTCGGCCGCGTGCCGGGCCTGCAGGTCAGCGGCTTCGAGGGTCGCCTCGGTGGCGCCTGGCAGGCACAGCGGCTGTCCTGGGCGCAGGACGGTACGCAACTGGTCGTCGAGCGGCCTGAACTGCGCTGGTCGCCGGCCTGCCTGGCGGGGCTGCGCCTGTGCCTGCAGCGGGTGGCCGCCGAACGGGTCGCGCTGGACCTGCCGCCGAGCGGCGACAGCGCCGACAGCGGGCCGATCAGCCTGCCGACGCTGAAACTGCCGCTGAGCATCGAACTCGGCGAAGTGGCGGTCGGCAGCTTCCTGCTCGACGGCAACCAGCAGGTCGCCGAACTCAAGCTGGCGGCCCATTGGCTGGCCGACGGCCTGCACATCGACTCGCTGACGGCGCGGGGCTTCGGCCTGGACCTGGCGCTCCAGGGGCGCTTGCAGCCGAGCGGCGACTGGCCCTTGCAGGCCGAAGCCACGCTCGGCCTGCCCGCTCCCGAAGACAAGCCGTGGAAGCTGGCCGTCCAGGTCGGCGGTGAACTGCAGAAGGCGCTGACCCTGAAAGGCCGCAGCAGCGGTTACCTGGACGGCAGCCTGGAAGGACAGTTGCAGGCGCTGGCGGAAAACCTGCCGGCACGATTGCTGATCCGCGCCGACGGTTTCAAGGGGGCGGCCGGACTACCGGACACCTTGACCCTGAATGCCATCCAGCTCGATGCCAGCGGCGATCTCAAGAGCGGTTACCTGATCCGCGGCGGCGCCAGCCTGCCGGGCGAGGGCGGGGCGGTGGCGTTGAGCCTGGACGGGCGGGTCGACGCCCAGGGCGCGGATATCCGCCAACTGCGCCTGGACGCTGGCGGCGAGCAGCGCCTGGAGCTGGTCGGACGCCTGGACTGGCGCGAAAGCCTGGCCGCCGACGCGACCCTGGACTGGAAGGATTTCCCCTGGCTGCGCCTGTATCCGCTGGCGGAGCCGCCGCCGGTGACGCTGAAGACCTTCAAGGCGGAAGTGCATTACCAGGACCAGCGCTACCTGGGCAATTTCAGCGCGGCGGCGAGCGGTCCGGCGGGCGACTTCACGCTGGCCAGCCCGGTGTCCGGCGACCTCGTCCAGCTCAACCTGCCGTCGCTGCAGCTCCGCGCCGGGCAAGGCCAGGCCGAGGGGAGGGTGACGTTGCGTTTCGACAATGGCGTGGCTTGGGATACCGCCCTGCAGCTCAGCGAACTGAACCCGGCTTACTGGGTCGCCGAGCTGCCGGGTTCACTGGCCGGTCCCTTGCGTAGCCAGGGAAGTGTTCGCGACGAGCGGCTGGCGTTGGGCGTGGATCTCGACGTCAAGGGCCGCCTGCGCGGCCAGCCGGCGCTATTCCAGGCGCGCGCCGAAGGCGAGGGGCAGCGCTGGACGCTGGGCAACCTCGACCTGCGCCTGGGGGATAACAAGGTTCAGGGCAGCGGGGCGCTCGACCAGCGCCTGCAAGGCCGCCTGGACATCGCCCTGAACCGTCTCGGCCAGCTTTGGCCGCAACTCTTCGGTCGCCTCGACGGACGCCTCGACCTGGCTGGCAGCCTCGCGGCGCCGCAAGGCAGGCTGAACCTCAAGGGACAGCAGATCGCCTACGCCGAGCAGCGCATCGCCGGCCTCGACCTGCAGGCGAACCTCGATGCCCGGCAGAACGGCACCCTGGCGCTGGTCGCTTCCGGCCTGCGCAGCGGCGAAACCGACCTCGGCCTGTTCAAGGCCAATGCCCGCGGCGACCAACGCCGCCAGCAACTGGAACTGGACCTGCAAGGTGCCTTGCTCAAGCTCGGCCTGGCCTTCGACGGGCAACTGGAGCGCGGCAACTGGCGCGGTCGCCTGGCGCGCGGCGAGTTGAGCAGTGGCGGCCAGGACTGGAAACTACAGCAGCCGGCGCGCCTGGAGCGGTTGGCCGACGGCAGGGTCAATTTCGGCGCACATTGCTGGGTATCCGGCGCCGCCAGCCTCTGCGGCGGCGAGCAGCGCCTGCTGCCCGAGCCGCGGCTGCGCTACACCCTGCGCGACTTCCCGCTGGACAGCCTGAAGCAATGGTTCCCCGAGGACTTCGCCTGGCAGGGCAAGCTGAACGGCGACCTGCAACTGGACGTTCCGGCCCGCGGCCCGAGCGGCGTGGTCAGCCTGGACGCCGGCAGCGGTACGCTGCGCCTGCGCGACCAGGGCCAGTGGGTCGACGTCGGCTACGACAGCCTGCGCCTGGAGAGCCGGTTGGCGCCCAACCGCGTCGATACCTCCCTCGACTTCCGCGGACCGAAGCTCGGCGAGTTGCGGGTGCAGGCGCAGATCGACCCGCGCCCGGCGAGCAAGCCGCTGAGCGGCGAGTTCAGCCTGGCCGGCCTCGACCTGTCGCTGGCGCGCCCGTTCGTGCCGATGGTGGAGAAACTGCAAGGCAGGCTGAACGGCAGCGGCCGGCTGTCCGGCGGCCTGCTGGCGCCGCGGGTCGACGGACGGGTGACGCTGAGCGACGGCAACATTGGCGGCGGCGAGCTGCCGACCAGCTTCGAGAACCTTTCCCTCGACGCTCGCATCGCTGGCGAAAGCCTGGAACTCGGCGGCGGCTGGCGCAGCGGCAGGTACGGCCAGGGCAGCCTGTCCGGCAACCTGAGCTGGGGCGAGGCGCTGAACGTCGCCCTGAACATCCGTGGCAACCGCCTGCCGGTGGTGGTCGATCCCTATGCGCAACTGGAGGTGGAACCGGACCTGAAGATCGGCATGGCCGGCCAGGAGCTGGCGATCTCCGGCAAGGTCCTGGTGCCGCGTGGCGACATCACCATCCGCCAGTTGCCGCCATCCACGGTCAAGGTCTCCGACGACGCGGTGATCGTCGGCTCCGAGCAGCCCGAGCAGCAGCCGCTGAAGATGAAGATGGACATCGATGTCGAGGTCGGCCAGGACAAGCTGGCGTTTTCCGGCTTCGGCCTCAGCGCCGAACTGGCCGGCCACCTGCACATCGGCGACAACCTGGATACCCGCGGCGAGCTGAACCTGAACAAGGGCCGCTATCGTGCCTACGGCCAGCGCCTGACGATCCGTAGGGCGCGGCTGTTCTTCGCCGGACCGATCGACCAGCCGTACCTGGATATCGAGGCGATCCGCCGGGTCGACGACGTGGTCGCCGGCCTGCGCCTGACCGGCAGCGCCGAGCAGCCGACCAGCGCGGTATTCTCCGAACCGGCGATGAGCCAGGAGCAGGCGTTGTCCTACCTGGTGCTGGGGCGGCCGATGAGCACCGGCGAAGACAGCAACATGCTCGGCGAGGCGGCCCTGGCCCTGGGCCTGGCCGGTAGCGCACCGCTCACCGGGGAAATCGCCAAGCAGCTCGGCATCCAGGACTTCCAGCTGGACACCGAGGGCACCGGCAACAGCACCAGCGTGGTCGCCAGCGGGAATATCACCGACAAGCTCAGCCTGCGCTATGGTGTTGGAGTGTTCGAACCGGCAAATACCATCGCCTTGCGCTACCAGTTGACCAAACGCCTCTATCTCGAAGCGGCGAGCGGCCTGGCCAGTTCGCTGGACCTGTTCTTCAAGCGCGATTTCTGA
- a CDS encoding lysophospholipid acyltransferase family protein, whose protein sequence is MLESVVAYGIIAGARAITGLRSLWLGTTPIPKQRIYYANHSSHGDFVLLWASLPPEVRRRTRPVAGADYWNKAGLRSYVINKVFNGVLVDRQRSEANANPLEPLDRALDGGDSLIIFPEGTRNLDDEVKLLPFKSGIYHLSLAHPDVELVPVWLANLNRVMPKGRMLPLPLLCTLSFGKPLVATAEEGKEAFLERARMALLDLAPEEEA, encoded by the coding sequence ATGCTCGAATCAGTCGTCGCCTATGGCATCATCGCCGGCGCCCGCGCCATCACCGGCTTGCGCAGCCTCTGGCTGGGCACCACGCCGATCCCCAAGCAACGCATCTATTACGCCAACCACAGCAGCCATGGCGACTTCGTCCTGCTCTGGGCCTCGCTGCCGCCGGAGGTGCGGCGGCGTACCCGGCCGGTGGCGGGCGCCGACTACTGGAACAAGGCCGGCCTGCGCAGCTACGTGATCAACAAGGTGTTCAACGGCGTGCTGGTCGACCGCCAGCGCAGCGAGGCCAATGCCAATCCGCTCGAACCCCTCGACCGCGCCCTGGACGGCGGCGATTCGCTGATCATCTTCCCCGAGGGCACCCGCAACCTGGACGACGAGGTCAAGCTGTTGCCATTCAAGAGCGGTATCTACCACCTGTCCCTGGCCCACCCGGACGTCGAGCTGGTGCCGGTCTGGCTGGCCAACCTCAACCGGGTCATGCCCAAGGGCCGCATGCTGCCGTTGCCGCTGCTCTGCACCCTGAGCTTCGGCAAGCCGCTGGTCGCCACGGCGGAAGAAGGCAAGGAGGCGTTCCTCGAACGAGCGCGCATGGCCCTGCTGGACCTGGCGCCGGAAGAGGAGGCCTGA
- a CDS encoding bifunctional alpha/beta hydrolase/class I SAM-dependent methyltransferase, whose translation MRDVQELRFTTHDGVELFYRHWPASRPAPDGTRQAVLLFHRGHEHSGRIAHLVDELDLPEHDFFAWDARGHGLSPGARGDSPSFATSVRDVQTFVDHIQAVHGIAEERMAVVAQSVGAVLVSTWAHDYAPKVRALVLASPAFQVKLYVPFARSGLKLMRLWRGNFFVNSYVKARFLSHDPERIASYDSDPLIAKAISVNVLLGLYEAAERVVADAQAIQIPTQLLISGADFVVHRAPQERFFERLGSLRKEKHILPGFFHDTLGERDRHLAVGRARRFLLEAFATAPERPSLLDADRLGHTCAEAEALAAPLPKNSPRDLYWRATRAGLRLGSLWSDGVKLGFDTGFDSGSTLDYVYRNQPSGSGPLGRLIDRNYLDSIGWRGIRQRKLHAEELLRLAMQRLREEQREVRIVDIAAGHGRYILEALQGVEPLPESILLRDYSEINVRDGSALIESKGLAGIARFVKGDAFDRADLAALQPKPSLGVVSGLYELFADNRMVGDSLAGLGEALEEGGYLVYTGQPWHPQLELIARALTSHRQGQAWVMRRRTQAEMDQLVAAAGFRKITQRVDQWGIFSVSLAQKVAR comes from the coding sequence ATGCGCGACGTACAGGAACTGCGTTTCACCACCCACGACGGGGTAGAGCTCTTCTACCGCCACTGGCCGGCCAGCCGCCCGGCGCCGGACGGCACGCGCCAGGCGGTGCTGCTGTTCCACCGCGGCCATGAGCACTCCGGGCGGATCGCCCACCTGGTCGACGAACTCGACCTGCCGGAACACGACTTCTTCGCCTGGGACGCCCGTGGCCACGGCCTCTCGCCAGGCGCCCGCGGCGACAGCCCGAGCTTTGCCACCAGCGTGCGCGACGTACAGACCTTCGTCGACCATATCCAGGCCGTCCACGGTATCGCCGAAGAGCGGATGGCGGTGGTGGCGCAGAGCGTCGGCGCGGTGCTGGTTTCCACCTGGGCCCACGACTACGCGCCGAAGGTGCGCGCACTGGTGCTGGCTTCGCCGGCGTTCCAGGTCAAGCTCTATGTGCCGTTCGCCCGCAGCGGGCTGAAACTGATGCGCCTGTGGCGCGGCAATTTCTTCGTCAACAGCTATGTCAAGGCACGCTTCCTCAGTCACGACCCGGAGCGGATCGCCTCCTACGACAGCGACCCGCTGATCGCCAAGGCGATCTCGGTGAACGTCCTGCTCGGCCTCTACGAAGCTGCCGAGCGGGTGGTAGCGGACGCACAGGCGATCCAGATTCCCACCCAACTGCTGATTTCCGGGGCCGACTTCGTCGTCCATCGTGCGCCGCAGGAGCGCTTCTTCGAGCGTCTCGGCAGCCTGCGCAAGGAAAAGCACATCCTGCCCGGCTTCTTCCACGACACCCTTGGCGAGCGCGATCGTCACCTGGCCGTCGGCCGTGCCCGGCGCTTCCTCCTCGAGGCATTCGCCACGGCACCTGAACGACCGAGCCTGCTCGATGCCGACCGCCTGGGCCATACCTGCGCCGAGGCCGAGGCGCTGGCCGCGCCGTTGCCGAAGAACTCGCCGCGCGATCTCTACTGGCGCGCCACCCGTGCCGGGCTGCGCCTGGGCAGCCTGTGGTCGGACGGGGTCAAGCTGGGCTTCGACACCGGCTTCGATTCCGGCAGCACCCTCGACTATGTCTACCGCAACCAGCCCAGCGGCAGCGGCCCGCTGGGTCGCCTGATCGACCGCAACTACCTGGACTCCATCGGCTGGCGCGGCATCCGCCAGCGCAAGCTGCACGCCGAGGAGCTGCTGCGCCTGGCCATGCAGCGGTTGCGCGAGGAGCAGCGCGAGGTGCGCATCGTCGACATCGCCGCCGGCCACGGCCGCTACATCCTCGAAGCCCTGCAAGGCGTCGAGCCGCTGCCGGAAAGCATCCTCCTGCGCGACTACAGCGAGATCAACGTGCGTGACGGCAGCGCCCTGATCGAAAGCAAGGGCCTCGCCGGCATCGCCCGCTTCGTCAAGGGCGATGCCTTCGATCGCGCCGACCTGGCGGCGCTGCAACCGAAGCCGAGCCTCGGGGTGGTTTCCGGGCTCTACGAGCTGTTCGCCGACAACCGCATGGTCGGCGACTCCCTCGCCGGCCTCGGCGAGGCGCTGGAGGAGGGCGGCTACCTGGTCTACACCGGACAGCCCTGGCACCCGCAGCTGGAACTGATCGCCCGCGCGCTGACCAGCCACCGCCAGGGCCAGGCCTGGGTGATGCGGCGCCGGACCCAGGCGGAAATGGACCAGCTGGTGGCCGCCGCCGGCTTCCGCAAGATCACCCAGCGGGTCGACCAGTGGGGCATCTTCAGCGTATCGCTGGCGCAGAAGGTCGCCCGCTGA
- a CDS encoding phosphatidate cytidylyltransferase, with product MNEQTWMLFGGIGALLLLASLVGFVLKWRAGPGPNAVIDNLNARINAWWAMVLVIGFAFWLGQAAVILLFYGVSFYALREFITLTPTRRSDYPALVAAFYFVLPMQYLLIYIDWYSMFSIFIPVYVFLLLPILASLGGDTKHFLERASKVQWGLMLAVFCISFVPALLTLDIPGFEGRNLLLIAYLVIVVQLSDVMQYICGKLFGKRKIAPNLSPSKTVEGFVGGIALATAIGASLWWITPFNLWQAALIALLINLLGFFGGLVMSAIKRDRGVKDWGHMIEGHGGMLDRLDSVCFAAPIFFHVVRYWWTP from the coding sequence ATGAACGAACAGACCTGGATGCTCTTCGGCGGGATCGGCGCGCTGCTGCTGCTCGCCTCGCTGGTCGGCTTCGTCCTCAAGTGGCGCGCCGGTCCCGGCCCGAACGCGGTGATCGACAACCTGAACGCACGGATCAACGCCTGGTGGGCGATGGTCCTGGTGATCGGTTTCGCCTTCTGGCTTGGCCAGGCGGCGGTGATCCTGCTGTTCTATGGCGTGTCGTTCTACGCCCTGCGCGAGTTCATCACCCTCACCCCGACCCGGCGCAGCGACTACCCGGCGCTGGTGGCGGCGTTCTACTTCGTGCTGCCGATGCAGTACCTGCTGATCTACATCGACTGGTACAGCATGTTCTCGATCTTCATCCCGGTGTACGTGTTCCTGCTGTTGCCGATCCTCGCCTCGCTGGGCGGCGACACCAAGCACTTCCTCGAACGCGCCTCGAAAGTGCAGTGGGGCCTGATGCTGGCGGTGTTCTGTATCTCCTTCGTGCCGGCGCTGCTGACCCTCGACATCCCCGGCTTCGAGGGGCGCAACCTGCTGCTGATCGCCTACCTGGTGATCGTCGTGCAGCTCTCCGACGTGATGCAGTACATCTGCGGCAAGCTGTTCGGCAAGCGCAAGATCGCTCCCAACCTGTCGCCGTCGAAGACCGTCGAAGGCTTCGTCGGCGGCATCGCCCTGGCCACCGCCATCGGCGCCTCGCTGTGGTGGATCACCCCGTTCAACCTCTGGCAGGCGGCGCTGATCGCGCTGCTGATCAACCTGCTGGGCTTCTTCGGCGGCCTGGTGATGTCGGCGATCAAGCGCGACCGTGGGGTCAAGGACTGGGGGCACATGATCGAAGGCCACGGTGGCATGCTCGACCGCCTGGACTCGGTGTGCTTCGCCGCGCCGATCTTCTTCCACGTGGTGCGCTACTGGTGGACGCCCTGA
- a CDS encoding aldo/keto reductase, which translates to MKTRQLGHNGPSVSAIGLGCMGMTDFYTTGGDRQEAIATLHRAVELGLNFFDTADMYGPHSNEELLGEALRGKREQVFLASKFGIVRDPANPRARGVDGSPAYIRRAIEGSLKRLGTDRLDLYYQHRMDPQVPIEDSVGALADLVKAGKIRHIGLSEASAETLERAHRVHPISALQSEYSLWTRDPEDTGVLAACRRLGIAFVPYSPLGRGFLTGTLKRPEDFAADDYRRFSPRFQGENFAKNLKLVDKVGELAAAKGVKPSQLALAWVLAQGDDLIPIPGTKQRRYLEENVAATELRLSAAELAELDAIFPAEAVAGSRYSEEGMRLVNL; encoded by the coding sequence ATGAAAACCCGTCAACTCGGCCACAACGGCCCATCCGTCTCCGCCATCGGCCTCGGCTGCATGGGCATGACCGACTTCTACACCACCGGCGGCGACCGCCAGGAGGCCATCGCCACCCTGCATCGCGCCGTGGAACTCGGGCTGAACTTCTTCGATACCGCCGACATGTACGGCCCGCACAGTAACGAGGAACTGCTCGGCGAGGCCCTGCGCGGCAAACGCGAGCAGGTGTTCCTGGCCAGCAAGTTCGGCATCGTCCGCGACCCTGCCAATCCCCGGGCGCGCGGCGTCGACGGCAGCCCGGCGTACATCCGCCGCGCCATCGAAGGCAGCCTGAAGCGCCTCGGTACCGACCGCCTGGACCTGTACTATCAGCACCGCATGGACCCGCAGGTACCCATCGAGGACAGCGTCGGCGCCCTCGCCGACCTGGTGAAGGCCGGCAAGATCCGCCACATCGGTCTCAGCGAAGCCTCGGCGGAAACCCTCGAGCGTGCCCACCGGGTGCACCCGATCAGCGCGTTGCAGAGCGAGTACTCGCTGTGGACTCGCGATCCGGAGGACACCGGGGTGCTCGCCGCCTGCCGTCGCCTGGGCATCGCCTTCGTCCCCTACAGCCCGCTGGGCCGAGGTTTCCTTACCGGCACCCTGAAGCGCCCGGAAGACTTCGCCGCCGACGACTACCGTCGTTTCAGCCCGCGCTTCCAGGGCGAGAACTTCGCGAAGAACCTGAAGCTGGTGGACAAGGTCGGCGAACTGGCCGCGGCCAAGGGCGTGAAACCCTCGCAACTGGCGCTGGCCTGGGTGCTGGCGCAGGGCGATGACCTGATCCCGATTCCCGGCACCAAGCAGCGGCGCTACCTGGAGGAGAACGTCGCCGCGACGGAATTGCGCCTGAGCGCGGCGGAACTGGCCGAGCTGGATGCGATCTTCCCCGCCGAGGCGGTCGCCGGCAGTCGCTATAGCGAGGAAGGCATGCGCCTGGTCAATCTCTGA